The Streptomyces sp. NBC_00510 genomic interval GAGGTGACCACCGCGAGCGGCGTGAGCGGCGTCGGGGAGACCTACGGCGACACCCGCTACCTCGAACTCGCCCGGCAGTTGGCGGATGCCCTGCCGGGCTGCCGCGTCGACGACCTCAACAACCTGCCGTCGCTCGCGGCGCTGGTGTGCGCGCCCCCCGAGGGGACCTCCGACGCGGTGGACGCCGGCGGACTGCGCGGTGTCCAGACCGCCGACAAATTGCTGCTCTCGGTGGTATCGGCCTTCGAGGTGGCCTGCCTGGACGCCCTCGGCAAGGTGCTCGGGCTGCCCGTGCACGCCCTGCTCGGCGGGAAGGTCCGCGACACCGTCGACTACAGCGCCTACCTCTTCTACCGCTGGGCCGAACACCCCGGCGGCCAGGGCGAGAAGGACGACTGGGACGCCGCGCTGGACCCGGCCGGAGTGGTGGCGCAGGCCCGCAGGCTGGTGCGCGAGCACGGCTTCACCTCGTTCAAGCTGAAGGGCGGGGTGTTCGCGCCGGAGGAGGAGATCGCCGCCGTACGGGCACTGGCGCAGGCGTTCCCCGAGCAGCCGCTGCGGCTGGACCCCAACGGCGCCTGGTCGGTGGAGACCTCGCTGCACGTGGCGCGGGAGCTCGGCGACGTCCTGGAGTACCTGGAGGACCCGGCCACGGGCACCGCCCTGATGGCCGAGGTGTCCGCCGGCACCGACGTGCCGCTCGCCACCAACATGTGCGTGACGACCTTCCCCGAGATCGCCGAGGCCTTCGCCAAGGACGCGGTCCAGATCGTGCTCTCCGACCACCACTACTGGGGCGGGCTGCGCAACACCCGCGAACTGGCCGCGATCTGCCGCACCTTCGGGGTCGGCCTGTCGATGCACTCCAACACCCACCTGGGCATCAGCCTGGCCGCCATGACCCATGTCGCCGCCACCGTGCCCGGGCTGCACCACGCCTGCGACTCGCACTACCCCTGGCAGACCGAGGACGTCATCACCCGCCGCCACGAGTTCCGCGGCGGCCGGCTGAACGTTTCCGACGCCCCGGGACTCGGGGTGGGAGTGGACCGTACGGCCCTGGACGCCCTGCACCGGCGCTGGCTGGACGACGACGGCACCTTCCACGAGCGCGACGACGCCGCCGCCATGCGCAAGGCCGAGCCCGGCTGGGTCACCCGCCGCTGGTGACCCGGGCGGGCCTCAGGCCAGGCACTCCGGGATCCGGCCGCCGTTCAGCACGGCCATGTCGGTGATCACGGGCATCAGGTCCAGCGGCGAGCCGAGCGGCAGGCCGTCCAGCTCCGCGTACGCGCGGTGCACGTTGGCGACCAGCCGCTCCGGCTCGCGCAGCGTCGCGAACTCGCCGAGGTCGGCCGCCCGCGCGACCTCCATCGGCGTCCGTCCCGCCTTGTGGCCCTCGGCCGCCAGCTCGGCCACGAAGCGCAGGTAGCCCTCGACGGTGGCGTAGA includes:
- a CDS encoding glucarate dehydratase family protein; the protein is MTQHRDLTITGVRLTPVLISDPPLLNTQGVHQAYTPRLIVEVTTASGVSGVGETYGDTRYLELARQLADALPGCRVDDLNNLPSLAALVCAPPEGTSDAVDAGGLRGVQTADKLLLSVVSAFEVACLDALGKVLGLPVHALLGGKVRDTVDYSAYLFYRWAEHPGGQGEKDDWDAALDPAGVVAQARRLVREHGFTSFKLKGGVFAPEEEIAAVRALAQAFPEQPLRLDPNGAWSVETSLHVARELGDVLEYLEDPATGTALMAEVSAGTDVPLATNMCVTTFPEIAEAFAKDAVQIVLSDHHYWGGLRNTRELAAICRTFGVGLSMHSNTHLGISLAAMTHVAATVPGLHHACDSHYPWQTEDVITRRHEFRGGRLNVSDAPGLGVGVDRTALDALHRRWLDDDGTFHERDDAAAMRKAEPGWVTRRW